A region of the Candidatus Methylarchaceae archaeon HK02M2 genome:
TATTTTTCATAAAAGAGAAAAGACTTTTCTGGCATTTGAACTCTTTTAAATGCTTTCTCTTTAAATGCGGCTTCAATAACATCCATGACTTCTCCCATATTAACCAAAGGTTTAATGTCATTTTCAGTCAACAGTAGTGTTCTCATACTCACTGAATCATTAAAAATCTCCTAGAAAAAGATTTATCAATAGAGAAATTAAGCTATCCTACATCATGTACAAATATGTTAACGAGGCATGGCAAAAGAACCTGAAGGAAAAACCTGAGAACATAAAAGAAAGGTTGATAGCTTGGAGAAAAGAGCCTACGATGGTCAGATTAGAAAGGCCAACGAGGATAGACAGAGCGAGAAGGTTAGGGTACAAAGCAAAACAAGGTTTCATAGTTGTGCGAATAAAAGTTGGTAAGGGAGGGATGAGAAAGAGCAGGCCTCGATCTGGAAGGCGGCCAAAACATCTTGGAACTGTAAAGATCAAGGCGAATGTCAGTGCGCGTGAAGTAGCAGAAAGAAGAGTAGTAAAGAAGTATCCTAATCTTAAAGTGCTAAATTCATACTTTCTATATCAAGATGGAAAGCATATTTGGCATGAGGTGATTCTTGTAGACCTTAATCATCCAGCAAATGCTAACAAGTTTTAATATATCAAACTGAGATCACTAGAATTATAATAAAGGAAGGTTACCGGTAACTTTATCGATCAGCTCAGATCTTGAAGGACCGATCCCTAGAGCTGTGGGCGTATTTGGTGGAACTTCAGTTAATCCTTTATCTATTATTAATGCACAAGGTAATTTGAATTTTGTAGCCTTTTTTTCTAGTTCACGAAGCTTCTCTATTGAATTTACTTTAAGAATAACTTTCTTTGCGCCTTCTTTAAGCCAAGCATTACAATATTTAGTTTCAATCTTCTTTGCTTTTTCATATGTTTCCAGACACGCATGACATGCTTGTGCTACTATCTTGCCTGTGCTCATATTCAAGTCTTCTCTAATAATTATGTTCATCTTAAACTCAAAATAAATCGACAACTTTGATCACCATTAGAAGAAATTACCATATGAATATGAATCTTTATTTTTTTCTTTTCTCGATTTATTAATTAACATAATATTGAAAATCGTTAAGAGTGAGACTTTTTAATCTATAAAGATCAATTATCATGGAGCGGGGGTACCCAAGCCAGGTCAAAGCAAGGGCTATTGTCGATCAAAGGGGGAGGACTTAAGGTCTTGAGAAATCCTCTGGCTCAGGCCTTCGTGGGTTCAAATCCCACCCCCCGCATCTAATTGTTAAGGATACGATTTTTTCTTAAGATTTTTTTAAGTGAATTATTCGAATATTTGGTATCCAACTTTCAAATTTTTAGATGCCCAAGACATATTATGCTTAAATATGATAAAATACAATAATTTATGTTAAATTAAATTGAAACGCATTCTTATTTTGGGAGGTGGTGGAGGAGGAGCAGTTGCTGCTTCCAGATTATCCAAAGGGTTAAAGGGGAAAGCTGAAATTACTTTGGTAGATAAAAAGACGCATTATGAATTCATGCCGTCTTACCTCTGGATTGCAACAGGTCTTAGAGAGCCTGATGATATAAGAAGGCCATTAAAGTTTTTCGAAGGTAAGGGCATAAAGGTATTAAACGAAAAGGTGGTTGAAATCGATCCAGCAAACAGAACTGTAAGGACTGATAAAGGTTCTTTGAGCTATGATTGCCTTATTATTTCTCTTGGGGCAGAACTAAGGCCAGACCTCCTCAAGGGGATCGACCATACCTATCATACATGGGACCTCAAAAGCTCTATTAAGCTAAGGGAAGCATTATCAAAGTTTAAAGGTGGTAAAATTGTTGTAAGCACACCACCATCGCCGTATAGATGTCCACCTGCTCCTTTTGAACTTGCTCTGATGATGAGATACCTCTCAGACTTGAGAGGAATTATCGAGAAGACCGAAATAGATGTGATACATTCGACATGGAAACAACCCATGGAATCTTTTGGTCCATTTATGCAAAAGATGTTCAGAGGCTTCTTAGAACAATATAATGTGAATTATATTGGAGGTTGGAAGATCGACCATGTCGATGGCGATAGGAAGAAGCTGGTTTCAAGTAGTGGTGATGAGATAGAATACGATCTGGCTGTAGTAATCCCACCTCATACACCAGCTTTACCGGTTGTCAATACACCAGACTTGGTCAATAAAAGAACTGGATATATGGACATAGAAAATAAGATGCTACGAAATCCAAAATACGATGATATATTTGGGATCGGCGATGTTGTAGCTCCTACACTTGGGTTGGGGATGGCTGGCGTCTTTGCCCACTTCCAGGCGGACTATGTATCCACACAACTCGTCGATGAGATAAAAGGGGTCCATATGGCCATGTCCTACAATATGGTTGGAATCTGCGTTATGGATGTTGGTTACCTTGGCGCAGCAGTCTTCTGCGATTTTGAAAAAGTGATAAAGGGTGAATCCGAATATCCAAAATGCTGGGTTCTAGGTGCCATGAAAGCCTTTAGAGGCGTAAAGTTCGCTTTTGAAAAGATGTGGTTTACTTCACTTTTTGGGAGGTGATGGGTGTTGGCTTCGATTGAAATAACAGGATTACCAGCTGAAAAGGCGCAAAAGCTTGCTAAATTACTGGAAAAATTGGTCGATAACGCTGATGCGGTTGATGATGTAATAGATACTTTGGCTAAAATTAGAGAAACAGGAATTTTAGCAGGTGCTAACGCTATTGCTGAAGGATTTGAAGAAGGATTCAACTATCTGATGAGGCCAGAGTTGATATCATCTCTAGGAAATATGATGATGCTTCTATATTTAGTTGGTAGCTTGGACAACGCTATGGTGTATGAATTAGCTTCGAAACTTCCACCTCGGTTGAGCAAGGCATATGAAGAGTTCAAGCAGACACCAAGGAGGAAGGCTGGCTTCTTCGAGCTTCTTTCTCTCATGAGAAGCCCAGAGTTATTCGCTATGCTCAAAGCTGTAAGTAAGATAGCCTCAAACAAAGAAGAATAGAATTCCTATCAAAGCAAAGATAGAAAAAAACCGATTAAGAAATGGGATAAAATCAGTAAAAGGATTTCTTTAAAAAAGTTAGAATTTACATTATATCTCTAAGGATATTAATAATTGGTTCTCCTTTGCTTAGCCTTGAAATAGTCTGAGAATTATAACTTTACTGATTTTAACTATTCCTTTATAAAGTCAAAATTTACTTGCCAAAAATCTTTCATCAGAATTAATGTATAAGATATTATCGTGATTCTAACTTTTCTACGATTATCCTTTTTTCTCCGGATATGAAACGGACTTTGACTTTAACTGATTTATTTACTGGTATAGGAAAGCCTGTATCCTCGACTAGGTTCACAGGTAGATAGATGAAGTACTTGTTATCCTTCCTTTTGAATAAGCTACCAATGCCTTTACTTACCATTTCAACACACAGTATATTAATTATATAACATTGTTATAATCTTATCGTTAAACTTAGGATTCTATTTTGAAATCTATGGGTAAAGGTTTTCTCAGAGTTAAATGTATTTATCATAAATTAACTCTCAAGCAATCTGGCAGTTCATTCCTTTTTCTATGGTAAAGTATGCATTCGCAACATATTCCCTTTCTACTACAGGGTTCATATGTACATGTACAGTTATTCAGGTTGATTTCAATATTCGGACAATGCTCTCTCTTCATTCTAAATTCACCATTGATCTTTTCTATGAGGATTTATAATAATTCTGGATAAATTGTTAATTAAGGAAAGGGAAGTAGCTATCGCCAAGATGAAACTCTGAACTTGTTAATGTATGATTGAACAAGCAATTATTTTAATAGATTATTATGGAAAATTCGTTAAAAAGAGGAGTAAAAATATGGAGCATAATGAGAAAGAAAGAGTTTTATTTCAAGCAACAAGGTTATCGGATTTAGTAAACTACCAAGAAGGGTCTATAGTTAGCCGTACAATAATCAATAAGAAGACAGGAACAGTTACTTTATTCGCTTTTGATAAAGGACAAGGATTGAGCGAACATATCACTCCATTTGATGCTTTAGTGTATCTTCTTGATGGTGAAGTAGAAATTGTTATCTCTGGTCAAGTCCACCATTTAAAAGAAGGTGAGATGATAATAATGCCCGCCCACCAACCACATGCACTGAAGGCAGTACATAAATTCAAAATGGTTCTAACAATGATAAAATCTTGAACAAAAAAAATTTCCATACATTATGAGTTTACCTTTTGGGCGAGTTCTTTTACCCAGCTTCGGATAACGTCCCAGTCTCTCGTATCGTAGATTTGTCATAAACGCCGCCAAACATGCCTAAAGTAAGAGGCTGCG
Encoded here:
- a CDS encoding 50S ribosomal protein L15e translates to MYKYVNEAWQKNLKEKPENIKERLIAWRKEPTMVRLERPTRIDRARRLGYKAKQGFIVVRIKVGKGGMRKSRPRSGRRPKHLGTVKIKANVSAREVAERRVVKKYPNLKVLNSYFLYQDGKHIWHEVILVDLNHPANANKF
- a CDS encoding NAD(P)/FAD-dependent oxidoreductase, with translation MKRILILGGGGGGAVAASRLSKGLKGKAEITLVDKKTHYEFMPSYLWIATGLREPDDIRRPLKFFEGKGIKVLNEKVVEIDPANRTVRTDKGSLSYDCLIISLGAELRPDLLKGIDHTYHTWDLKSSIKLREALSKFKGGKIVVSTPPSPYRCPPAPFELALMMRYLSDLRGIIEKTEIDVIHSTWKQPMESFGPFMQKMFRGFLEQYNVNYIGGWKIDHVDGDRKKLVSSSGDEIEYDLAVVIPPHTPALPVVNTPDLVNKRTGYMDIENKMLRNPKYDDIFGIGDVVAPTLGLGMAGVFAHFQADYVSTQLVDEIKGVHMAMSYNMVGICVMDVGYLGAAVFCDFEKVIKGESEYPKCWVLGAMKAFRGVKFAFEKMWFTSLFGR
- a CDS encoding cupin domain-containing protein; its protein translation is MIEQAIILIDYYGKFVKKRSKNMEHNEKERVLFQATRLSDLVNYQEGSIVSRTIINKKTGTVTLFAFDKGQGLSEHITPFDALVYLLDGEVEIVISGQVHHLKEGEMIIMPAHQPHALKAVHKFKMVLTMIKS
- the pth2 gene encoding peptidyl-tRNA hydrolase Pth2 codes for the protein MSIYFEFKMNIIIREDLNMSTGKIVAQACHACLETYEKAKKIETKYCNAWLKEGAKKVILKVNSIEKLRELEKKATKFKLPCALIIDKGLTEVPPNTPTALGIGPSRSELIDKVTGNLPLL